TGGCCATCGCATCGTCGGTGTGGGCGTTAACGGTAATCACCGCATCATCGACATATTTGCGCGTTGCCAGTACCACGGACGGGTCTACCTTCAGCGTCACCGCCTCGGTGCTGTTAACGATTAAAATCATGCGCACGGTTTGCGTGCGCCCGCTCCCCTCCTGGAGCTGGGGCTTATAGGTTTCCGGGCAGTTTGCCACGGCAATCAGCGCCCCGCTGGCATCAAACAGGCCAATCTCCCTGATCCAAAAACCGCCCTCGCTTTCAGGAATAACCTGCTCGGCGATAATCTGGCTGCTGTTGGCTGCATCAATACTCAGCGTATTTAACGCCGCCCGGCGCTTTTCCCCCTTCAGCGCCGTTTGTGTGGCGTTCGGGGTCGGCAGCGTGCCGCCGCCGTCACCCACGGCCATCTGGGTGATTTGCAATTTAGTGCCAAGGGCGGCAGCGTTCGCCAGCTTGGCCGCGCCCAGATTGGTGAGCAGGGCGTAATATTTAGCCGTCATGGGTTCACTCTCATGCTGTCGATAACGTGGACTGCGCCGCCGGTATAGCCCGGGCCGGTCACAATCAGGGTTTCAGGGAAATAGGGATACACGGTCAGCTCATCACCGCTATAGCAGGCGGCGGCAACCGGCAGCGCCCCGGTGACATCCAGGTTGATAGACAACCCCACCAGGTGACGGCTACACGGTTTGGCATCGGCAATCAGCCGCTCCAGCTCGTGATACATCGTCTCGGTGATGCCGGTATCCAGCACGCCCACCTCCAGGCGAAAGGTGCCGGGCGTCTCATGGGTCTGCCACCATTCGGTAATGCGAATGAGGTAGCCCAGCGGCTCGACTACGCGCCGCAGCGCGCCAATTGTGCCTTTATGCCGGTGCACATAGGCCGAGTCCGCCACCACTGCCCGCTTGGTGCTCTCCGACCAGTTGGCATCCCAGCGGTCAACCGACCAGGCCCACGCCAGATAAGGCAGCAAATCAACCGGGCAAGTTTGCGCATTCCACAGGGTGCGCAGCGGCACAGGAATGCGCGCAATCTCGGCGCAGGCCGTGGCGGCGGCCATTTCCAGCGCGCTGGCGCCTGCCGGCAACAGGCGGTCACTCATCGACCCCTCCTACCGTCAGTTGATAGGCCGTGCAGTAGGCGGCCTGGGTCTTATCCAGTACCACATCAGCAACAGGTTGCAGCAGCTCTACCCGCTGCACGCCTTCCACATGCAGCGCGGCATAGAGCGCAGACCGGCGAATGTCGCGGCCCAGGCGGGCCTGCGCGGTGATAAACGCCGCCAGCTTGGCCGCCGCCGCTGCCCGGATAGGCTCCGCCTCCGGCCCTGGGTAGAGGTACAGTGCGGCCTCTATCTGGTACGGCACAATCTGCGCAGATTGCACGGTCACGCGGTCGCCTACCGGGCGTACATCCTCATCATTGAGCGCCGCCGTGACCACGGCCAGCAGGTCAGCGCTGGTCT
The nucleotide sequence above comes from Nissabacter sp. SGAir0207. Encoded proteins:
- a CDS encoding phage tail protein I, whose protein sequence is MSDRLLPAGASALEMAAATACAEIARIPVPLRTLWNAQTCPVDLLPYLAWAWSVDRWDANWSESTKRAVVADSAYVHRHKGTIGALRRVVEPLGYLIRITEWWQTHETPGTFRLEVGVLDTGITETMYHELERLIADAKPCSRHLVGLSINLDVTGALPVAAACYSGDELTVYPYFPETLIVTGPGYTGGAVHVIDSMRVNP